A genomic region of Oncorhynchus mykiss isolate Arlee chromosome 2, USDA_OmykA_1.1, whole genome shotgun sequence contains the following coding sequences:
- the lingo1a gene encoding leucine-rich repeat and immunoglobulin-like domain-containing nogo receptor-interacting protein 1, translated as MGAREASGHSYLVACWQPILILMLGTVLSGSTTGCPSRCECNAQERSVICHRKKLMSVPEGIPTETRLLDLSKNRIKTINMDEFATYPNLEELELNENTISAIEPGAFNNLYGLRTLGLRSNKLKLIQLGVFTGLSNLTQLDISENKIVILLDYMFQDLYNLRSMEVGDNDLVFISHRAFHGLSSLEQLTLEKCNLTSVPTEAFTHLHSLIFLRLRHLNIYVIKDYSFKRLYRLKVLEIANWPYLDTMTSNCLYGLNLTSLTITNGNLTSIPYVALRHLVYLRFLNLSYNPIHTIEGNKLHDLLRLQEFHLVGGRLAMIEPYSFRGLNYLKIFNVSGNALSTLEESAFHSVGNLETLALYDNPLACDCRLLWVFRRRWRLNFNRQQPTCASPEFVQGKEFKDFPDVLQPNYFTCRKSRIRDRKAQQKFVDEGTTVHFVCQADGDPAPVIMWLSPQKQFITTKTIGRLTVFPDGTLEVRYAQIQDNGTYVCIASNAGGNDTSLAHLHVHSYSPDWPHQPNKTFAFISNQPNENGGNGTRTNVPFPFDIKTLIIATTMGFISFLGVVLFCLVLLFLWSRGKGATKHNIEIEYVPRKSDAGMSSSNADAPRKFNMKMI; from the coding sequence ATGGGGGCCAGGGAAGCGAGTGGGCACAGCTACCTGGTGGCTTGCTGGCAGCCCATTCTGATTCTGATGCTGGGCACCGTACTGTCTGGTTCCACCACAGGTTGCCCGTCCCGCTGCGAGTGCAATGCCCAGGAGCGCTCAGTCATATGCCACCGCAAGAAGCTTATGTCCGTCCCTGAGGGCATCCCCACAGAAACGCGGTTGCTGGACCTCAGCAAGAACCGCATCAAGACCATCAACATGGATGAGTTCGCAACCTACCCCAACCTGGAGGAGCTGGAGCTCAACGAAAACACCATCTCCGCTATTGAGCCCGGCGCCTTCAACAACCTGTACGGCCTCCGGACATTGGGGCTGCGCAGCAACAAGCTCAAACTCATCCAGCTGGGTGTGTTCACGGGCCTCAGCAACCTCACCCAGTTGGACATCAGTGAGAACAAGATAGTCATCCTGCTGGACTATATGTTCCAAGACCTGTACAACCTGCGCTCCATGGAGGTGGGCGACAATGACTTGGTGTTCATCTCCCATCGGGCCTTCCATGGTCTCAGCAGCCTGGAGCAGCTGACTTTGGAGAAGTGCAACCTGACCTCGGTGCCCACCGAGGCCTTCACCCACCTTCACAGTTTGATCTTTCTCAGGCTGCGCCACCTCAACATCTATGTTATTAAGGATTACTCCTTCAAAAGACTGTACCGGCTGAAAGTCCTGGAGATCGCCAACTGGCCCTACCTGGACACCATGACCTCCAATTGCCTCTATGGACTGAACCTCACCTCGCTGACCATCACCAATGGCAACCTGACCTCCATCCCATACGTGGCTCTCCGGCACTTGGTCTACCTACGGTTTCTGAATCTGTCCTATAACCCCATCCACACCATTGAGGGGAATAAGCTCCATGACCTTCTGAGGCTCCAGGAGTTTCACCTGGTTGGGGGCAGGCTGGCTATGATCGAGCCCTACTCGTTCCGGGGCCTAAACTATCTGAAGATCTTCAATGTGTCTGGCAATGCCTTGAGCACCTTGGAGGAGTCTGCGTTCCACTCGGTAGGCAACCTGGAGACTCTGGCGCTTTACGATAACCCCTTGGCATGTGACTGCCGGCTGCTGTGGGTGTTCCGGAGACGCTGGAGGCTCAACTTCAACCGGCAGCAACCCACCTGCGCTTCACCTGAGTTCGTACAGGGAAAAGAGTTTAAAGATTTCCCGGACGTCCTGCAGCCCAACTACTTCACGTGTCGCAAGTCCAGGATCCGGGACCGCAAGGCGCAGCAGAAATTTGTGGACGAGGGAACTACTGTTCATTTTGTATGCCAGGCGGACGGTGATCCCGCCCCAGTCATCATGTGGCTCTCACCCCAGAAGCAGTTCATCACGACCAAAACCATCGGACGGCTCACAGTATTCCCAGATGGCACCCTTGAGGTGCGCTACGCGCAGATTCAGGATAATGGAACGTATGTGTGTATAGCCAGCAACGCCGGTGGCAATGACACATCTCTCGCCCACCTGCACGTCCATAGCTACTCTCCAGACTGGCCTCACCAACCCAACAAGACCTTTGCATTCATCTCCAACCAGCCCAATGAGAATGGTGGCAATGGGACGCGAACCAACGTCCCGTTCCCCTTCGACATCAAGACCTTAATCATCGCCACCACTATGGGTTTCATATCTTTCCTTGGTGTCGTCCTGTTTTGTCTGGTGCTACTCTTTCTGTGGAGTAGAGGTAAAGGGGCCACAAAGCACAACATAGAGATTGAGTATGTGCCACGCAAGTCAGACGCTGGGATGAGCAGCAGCAACGCAGACGCCCCTCGCAAGTTTAACATGAAAATGATTTAA